A part of Gramella sp. MAR_2010_147 genomic DNA contains:
- a CDS encoding SdiA-regulated domain-containing protein codes for MNKWAIGIIAFTLILAGIVYAIYEKNDYDFDDATKSYEILNKWELPQELDEVSGIYWMGDNKMACVQDEDGIIFIYDLSSSKIIKEYKFADAGDYEALGFQDGEFWIAESNGKLFNVKSLDGVEDQAEIVELEFEYRNNIEGLAASRDGNLWLSVKDRNLDNSSGYKGIYSFNPKTKRLAKEPVLKIMYNDPKFDVLKTDNPRKLIRPSDLSFSPVTNDLYVLDAEFQKVLILNRNGSIKDLHLLDPAEFTQPEGICFSPSGRIFISNESLGGPANIIEIKIN; via the coding sequence ATGAATAAATGGGCAATCGGTATTATCGCATTTACATTAATTCTGGCCGGAATAGTATATGCTATTTATGAGAAGAATGATTATGATTTTGATGATGCGACAAAATCCTATGAAATTTTAAACAAATGGGAATTACCACAGGAATTGGATGAAGTTTCAGGGATTTACTGGATGGGCGATAATAAAATGGCCTGTGTACAGGATGAGGACGGGATAATATTTATATATGACCTTTCAAGCTCAAAAATTATTAAAGAATATAAGTTTGCAGATGCTGGCGATTATGAAGCATTAGGTTTTCAGGATGGTGAATTTTGGATAGCAGAAAGTAATGGAAAACTTTTTAACGTAAAAAGCCTGGATGGAGTGGAAGATCAAGCAGAGATTGTAGAGTTAGAATTTGAGTATCGAAATAATATTGAAGGTCTTGCTGCGAGTAGGGATGGAAACCTATGGTTATCTGTAAAAGACAGAAACCTTGATAATAGTAGTGGTTATAAGGGAATTTATTCTTTTAATCCCAAGACAAAGAGACTGGCAAAAGAACCTGTTCTTAAGATCATGTATAATGATCCAAAATTCGATGTTCTTAAGACAGACAATCCAAGAAAACTAATTAGACCATCAGATCTTTCATTTTCGCCGGTGACCAATGATCTATATGTTCTGGATGCTGAGTTCCAAAAAGTACTGATATTAAATCGTAACGGAAGTATTAAAGATTTACATTTATTAGACCCTGCAGAATTTACACAGCCGGAAGGTATATGTTTTAGTCCGTCAGGGCGAATATTTATTTCTAATGAATCTTTAGGTGGTCCCGCAAATATTATCGAAATAAAAATTAACTAA